The Tropicibacter oceani DNA segment GGCGGCGGCAAAATCCATTATTCCGGTGCCTTCGCCGACCTCGGCATCGGGGTCTTCCTCGGCCTCGCCGGTGGTGGCATCCTGAAGGTCGTCTTCAACGGCCTCGTCTTCTTCGACAAAAGGGGTGCTGACAAAGGCAAAAGAGCCCAGCACCATCATCCCCATCAAGCCCGCAAGAAAAAACATGGTCGCAACCCTCGCACTCCACCTTGCCCAGTATCCCCGATGGGTCCTGACGGATCAACGAAATTCCCGCAAAGCGGTTAACGGTCTGTTTCGCGCGCTTCGGGTTGGATTTCCTCGATGATCTGGACCGCAAGATCGCCCAGGATGGGAACGAATTCGATCTGGCTCAGCATGACGACGATGACCGACACAAGCGCCGAGGCCCCGATGACCGTCCCCAGACCAAAGGCCAGGCCGCGCACGAACTGGAACGTGACCATCCGCACATGCGAATTCTGCACCTTGATGAACCGGTGATTGTTCAGCCGCGCCAGCTCATTCGCAAGGCGATTGAGGTCCCGGTGCATCTGTTCGGTGCGCTCGTGGTCAGAGCTTTGCATAGCGGGCCTCCTTCGGCCATGGTTCGGGGCGGATCGCATAGGGCACATACAGCGGGTGCCGCGGATGGCCATCCTTGGTCAATCCCAAGTGCCGGACGTCTCCGGGCAGGTCGGGGGCAACCCGTGCCGCCTGACCTGAAAGCCCCCCATGCACCCCCCCAACCCGCAATCGTCAAGTCCGCGGCGCCGGACCAATCCCGCAGGAACGCGACGTTTTCCGGCCCCTCGGGATCGGCGGCGCGGCGCAGGTCCTGCGGCCGCGTGGCACGAAAGGCGAAAAGGTTGGCAATCCAAAGACTGCCGCAGCCCATGGCACGAGCGCGCCGCTGGCAGCGTTCGATGGTCGGATCGTTGCGCATTTCGTCCGCGGTCGAGGGGTTGAGCATGATGAACAGCACGGCGGGCAAATCCGTGTCCCACGTCCGTCTCAGCCCATAGCGATAGCGCTCGCAGGGGGAAAACCAGGCGGTGCTGACCTGGCCGTCACGCTTGGCCTGCCGTTCGATCATGGCGGCAGCATGGCCCCGCCACCAGCCGTTGACAAGCCCGCCAAAGTGACGCCCTCTTTGCCCCGACGCACGAAAGGACCCGCCATGGACATCGCCCGGATCGAAGCCGCCGCCAAACGCCTGAAGAGCCACGCGCGCCGCACGCCCCTGCTGGGCGCGCCCGCCCTGGATCAGATCGCCGGGCGCCGCCTGCTGGTCAAACCCGAATGCCTGCAACACACCGGCAGTTTCAAGTTTCGCGGCGGCTGGTCGGCGCTGTCCGCAATGTCCCCCGAGGCGCGCAAAAAGGGCGTGATCGCCTATTCCTCGGGCAACCATGCGCAGGGCGTGGCCATGGCCGCCCGCGCCCATGGCGCGCCTGCCGTGATCATCATGCCCTCGGACGCGCCCGCCCTGAAAATCGACGGCACCCGCGCCCTTGGCGCGGAGGTGGTTCTGTACGAACGCGGCCGCGAGGCGCGCGAGGAAATCGGAGACCGCCTGGCGCGCGGCCGTGGCCTGACGCTGATCAAACCCTATGACGACCCCGAGGTCATCGCCGGACAGGGCACCTGCGGTCTGGAAATCGCCGAGCAGGCCGCCGAACTGAACGTCACGCAGGGCGATGTTCTGGTCTGCTGCGGGGGTGGCGGGCTGACCGCCGGGATCGCGCTGGCGCTTCAGGCCCGTGCGCCGGACATGCGCGTGCGCCCCGCCGAACCCGAAGGCTTTGACGATACCGCCCGGTCGCTGCGCGCGGGCAAGCAGCTTGCCAATGACCAAGAGGCCGGGGGGCTGTGTGATGCGATCCTGACGCCGAAACCGGGCGATCTGACCTTTCCGATCAACGCGCGCCTGTGCGGCCCCGGTCTGGTGGTCAGCGATGACGAGGTGCTGCACGCCATGGCGCTGGCCTTTCGTCATCTCAAGGTGGTGGCCGAACCGGGCGGCGCGGTCGCCCTTGCCGCCGCGCTGTTCCATGGCGACGCATTGCAGGGCGACACGGTGATCGCGACGATCAGCGGCGGCAATGTCGAGGCGTCGGTCTTTGCCCGTGCGTTGCAGCGCCTTTAGGCGTCGAGGCTCCGCGCTTCGTCGATCAGCATGACGGGAATGCCGTCGCGGATCGGAAAGGCCAGCCGCGCGTTGCGGCTGACCAGTTCCTGCCGCTCGGCGTCATAGTCCAGACCGCCCTGGGTCACCGGGCAGACAAGCGCCTCCAACATGCGTCGATCAAAGGCCTTTTCGGTCATTGGATCAAATCCTCTTCTCCGCCCCGCAGGGCATATTCGATCAGCGTCACCAGCGTTTCGCGCCGCGTCGCCAGCGATGGCGCCTCAAGCAGGGCCTGCTTGTCCTCGGGCGAAAAGTCCAGCAGCATCGACAGCGAATTGACCAGCAGCTCGTCCTCGGCCTCTTGCAGGGTTTCCCAGTCTGCCGACAGATCGCGCGCCTTGAAATAGCGTTCGAGCAGCCGCATGAAGCCCCTGCGGTCAAAGGCGTCGTCCCGTTCGGCGGCGTCCTTGTCCGCCTCGAACCCGTCCCAGCTGACATCGCAGCGGCGGTAGGGCGTGAACCCCTCGACCTCGCGCAGCACCCGGAACCGCGACACCCCGGTCAGTGTGACCATGTACCGCCCGTCCTCGGTTTCCGAAAACTGCGACACACGCCCTGCACAGCCGATCAGGTGCAACCCCGTCCCCGTGCGCCCCGGCGCCTCGTTCGGCTGGATCATCCCGATCAGCCGCGTGTCGGTTTTCAGGCAATCATCCAGCATCGCCAGATAGCGCGGCTCAAAGATATGCAGCGGCAGCCGGGCACGCGGCAAAAGCAGCGCCCCCGGCAGTGGAAAGATCGGGATCACACCCGGCAGATCAGTCAGTTTTGTCATGGCCGATGATCTAGCCCGCCCGGCGCCTCAGGCAAATATCATCGAGCTCAGCTTGCGACGGCCATTCAGCACCACCGGATCATTCGGCTTGAGCGCCTCGAAGATCGTGAACAGCTGCGCCTTGGCCGCGCCATCGTTCCATTCGCGATCCTTGCGGAACAGCTCCAGAAGCTGCGTCACCGCGCCCTCGGCATCGCCCGAGGCATAGAGCGCC contains these protein-coding regions:
- a CDS encoding DUF5665 domain-containing protein, with amino-acid sequence MQSSDHERTEQMHRDLNRLANELARLNNHRFIKVQNSHVRMVTFQFVRGLAFGLGTVIGASALVSVIVVMLSQIEFVPILGDLAVQIIEEIQPEARETDR
- a CDS encoding DUF1643 domain-containing protein, with translation MIERQAKRDGQVSTAWFSPCERYRYGLRRTWDTDLPAVLFIMLNPSTADEMRNDPTIERCQRRARAMGCGSLWIANLFAFRATRPQDLRRAADPEGPENVAFLRDWSGAADLTIAGWGGAWGAFRSGGTGCPRPARRRPALGIDQGWPSAAPAVCALCDPPRTMAEGGPLCKALTTSAPNRCTGTSIALRMSWRG
- a CDS encoding threonine ammonia-lyase, translated to MDIARIEAAAKRLKSHARRTPLLGAPALDQIAGRRLLVKPECLQHTGSFKFRGGWSALSAMSPEARKKGVIAYSSGNHAQGVAMAARAHGAPAVIIMPSDAPALKIDGTRALGAEVVLYERGREAREEIGDRLARGRGLTLIKPYDDPEVIAGQGTCGLEIAEQAAELNVTQGDVLVCCGGGGLTAGIALALQARAPDMRVRPAEPEGFDDTARSLRAGKQLANDQEAGGLCDAILTPKPGDLTFPINARLCGPGLVVSDDEVLHAMALAFRHLKVVAEPGGAVALAAALFHGDALQGDTVIATISGGNVEASVFARALQRL
- a CDS encoding Trm112 family protein is translated as MTEKAFDRRMLEALVCPVTQGGLDYDAERQELVSRNARLAFPIRDGIPVMLIDEARSLDA
- a CDS encoding LON peptidase substrate-binding domain-containing protein, whose amino-acid sequence is MTKLTDLPGVIPIFPLPGALLLPRARLPLHIFEPRYLAMLDDCLKTDTRLIGMIQPNEAPGRTGTGLHLIGCAGRVSQFSETEDGRYMVTLTGVSRFRVLREVEGFTPYRRCDVSWDGFEADKDAAERDDAFDRRGFMRLLERYFKARDLSADWETLQEAEDELLVNSLSMLLDFSPEDKQALLEAPSLATRRETLVTLIEYALRGGEEDLIQ